From a region of the Penaeus vannamei isolate JL-2024 chromosome 2, ASM4276789v1, whole genome shotgun sequence genome:
- the LOC138865648 gene encoding uncharacterized protein — translation MNENGQRMLELYCQHELCISNTFFNTKPQHRVSWRHPRSKHWHQLDLILTRHANLSSIKLTRTYQSGDCDTDHSLVCSKVKFQARRLHCTKKEGRPHIDASKTRDQTKVKEFSHNLEESFPGPPTANAQQRWQYFRDSIYNAAMSTFGKKTSNSADWLEAHSEEMTPVIKEKRRALAAYKTAADTGNVRVMYDGIKQALGPTQKKSAPLKSTTGGHSRLG, via the exons ATGAACGAGAATGGTCAACGCATGTTAGAACTCTACTGTCAGCATGAGCTATGCATCAGCAACACATTCTTTAACACAAAACCACAGCATCGAGTCTCCTGGAGACACCCTCGATCCAAGCACTGGCATCAGCTGGACCTGATTCTCACCAGACACGCCAACCTATCCAGCATCAAGCTCACTCGCACTTACCAGAGCGGTGACTGCGACACCGATCACTCTTTGGTATGCAGCAAGGTGAAATTTCAGGCAAGGAGACTGCACTGCACAAAGAAGGAGGGCAGACCCCACATAGATGCCAGCAAGACACGAGACCAGACCAAAGTGAAGGAGTTCTCTCACAATCTAGAAGAATCTTTTCCCGGACCACCCACTGCCAATGCCCAACAACGATGGCAATACTTCAGAGATTCCATCTATAATGCTGCAATGTCCACCTTTGGAAAGAAGACCAGTAATTCTGCAGACTGGCTCGAGGCCCACTCAGAAGAAATGACACCAGtcataaaggagaagaggagagcccTGGCAGCATACAAA ACAGCAGCTGACACAGGCAATGTCAGAGTGATGTACGATGGCATTAAACAGGCACTGGGTCCGACACAAAAGAAAAGCGCTCCCTTGAAGTCCACTACTGGTGGTCATTCAAGACTGGGCTAA